A genomic window from Solanum stenotomum isolate F172 chromosome 10, ASM1918654v1, whole genome shotgun sequence includes:
- the LOC125843330 gene encoding protein LURP-one-related 11-like, with product MSRVYSNLSTIKNFNYVSPRRETFTLWMKSLVYHGNGCTVYDSNGQIVYRIDNYNIKRSKEVHLMDCNGKVLFSIRNRKVPVFGHWDGYKWSYDGVTSKEIPWFQVKKIHNVLRGDHNVNYYNVILGCNSEASYYNIIILATKSIKIVDQHGGLVAEVRQKQASSGVLFGDDVLTLVVEPHVDQSLVMALVTVCGLIHHRI from the exons ATGTCTAGAGTTTACTCAAACCTAAGtacaattaaaaattttaattatgtaaGTCCAAGAAGAGAAACATTCACTTTGTGGATGAAATCTCTAGTGTACCATGGAAATGGATGTACTGTTTATGACTCAAATGGACAAATTGTTTATAGAATTGATAATTACAATATTAAACGTAGCAAAGAAGTTCATCTTATGGATTGCAATGGCAAAGTTCTCTTCTCTATTCGAAATAGG AAAGTTCCGGTGTTTGGACATTGGGATGGCTATAAATGGAGTTATGATGGAGTTACTAGTAAAGAAATACCATGGTTTCAAGTGAAGAAAATTCACAATGTTCTTAGAGGAGATCATAATGTGAACTATTATAATGTTATATTGGGATGTAATTCTGAAGCAAGTTATTATAACATTATTATCCTTGCCACAAAATCTATCAAGATTGTGGACCAACATGGCGGACTTGTCGCAGAG GTAAGACAAAAACAAGCAAGTTCAGGAGTATTATTTGGAGATGATGTGTTAACATTGGTGGTGGAACCTCATGTGGATCAATCATTAGTTATGGCTCTTGTAACTGTTTGTGGTTTAATCCATCATAGAATTTGA